The candidate division WOR-3 bacterium genome window below encodes:
- a CDS encoding sulfurtransferase TusA family protein: MDEITVDARGLSCPQPVLDTLKAIDCYKSGFIEVLVDTATSRDNVRRAAEKKGFKVEIAEETERDIFKLKLSR, from the coding sequence ATGGATGAAATCACTGTCGACGCGAGAGGGCTTTCATGTCCGCAGCCTGTCCTCGATACATTAAAAGCAATTGACTGTTACAAAAGCGGTTTCATCGAAGTTCTTGTAGACACGGCTACATCGAGGGATAACGTCAGGAGAGCGGCTGAAAAAAAAGGTTTTAAAGTCGAGATTGCCGAAGAAACGGAAAGGGATATATTTAAACTAAAGCTGTCCAGATAA